Proteins encoded together in one Ignavibacteria bacterium window:
- a CDS encoding cytochrome C oxidase subunit IV family protein — protein MSEHHSNAHHEHLGYGLYILVWAGLVGLTTITVAVAGFNLASLTIVVAIGIAIVKSLLVTNYFMHVRTDSGVFKVFIFVCLATFIVMIVLTFFDLTYRFPLK, from the coding sequence ATGAGCGAACATCATTCAAACGCACATCACGAACACCTTGGATACGGGCTGTACATACTCGTTTGGGCAGGACTTGTTGGTCTTACTACTATTACGGTTGCAGTTGCGGGATTTAATCTTGCAAGCCTTACTATTGTCGTAGCAATAGGAATTGCAATAGTGAAATCACTACTTGTGACAAACTATTTTATGCATGTAAGAACAGATTCGGGAGTGTTCAAGGTGTTTATATTTGTATGTCTTGCAACCTTTATTGTAATGATTGTGCTTACGTTTTTTGACTTAACTTACAGATTTCCTTTAAAATGA
- the coxB gene encoding cytochrome c oxidase subunit II has product MKPNIVQSTDTTFIIIVGISIFFLLIITVAMFYFMYKFSRKRNPVATDITGNTSLEILWTVIPTILVMVMFFYGYAGFKEMRNAPADAMTVKVMGRMWAWSYEYENGLKSDTLFVPTGKPIKLELTSADVTHSFYIPAFRIKEDAVPGRKNYMWFDPQKDGDYIVECAEYCGLSHAYMLSKIYSIPKEKFDLWYNAPRVKEGSDTSKIKTDSLKTNTDTTKTKR; this is encoded by the coding sequence ATGAAACCAAACATAGTTCAAAGCACTGATACAACCTTTATCATTATCGTAGGAATTTCAATATTCTTCCTGCTGATAATTACCGTTGCAATGTTCTATTTTATGTATAAGTTCAGCAGAAAAAGAAATCCTGTTGCAACCGATATTACAGGGAACACGTCGCTTGAAATACTCTGGACGGTTATTCCAACAATACTTGTAATGGTTATGTTCTTTTACGGTTACGCGGGTTTCAAAGAAATGCGTAATGCTCCCGCTGATGCTATGACCGTTAAGGTAATGGGCAGAATGTGGGCATGGAGTTATGAATATGAAAACGGATTGAAAAGCGATACACTTTTTGTTCCGACAGGAAAACCGATTAAACTTGAACTCACATCAGCTGACGTTACCCACAGTTTTTATATTCCGGCTTTCAGAATTAAAGAAGATGCAGTGCCGGGAAGAAAGAATTACATGTGGTTTGACCCGCAAAAAGACGGTGATTATATTGTCGAATGTGCCGAATATTGCGGTCTGAGCCATGCTTATATGTTATCAAAAATATATTCAATACCAAAAGAAAAGTTTGATTTGTGGTACAATGCACCAAGAGTAAAAGAAGGAAGTGATACATCAAAAATAAAAACAGATTCTCTTAAAACAAACACCGATACAACGAAAACGAAACGATAA
- a CDS encoding protoheme IX farnesyltransferase translates to MSNINKYDSNTAVAIEQTFYSLFVSKIYILLELVKFRITVLVSFTTALGYFLASDNLGFGFIYPVVGIFLLACSSAALNQLQESKTDLLMERTKTRPIPSGKISRGGVLLISIILFFSGSLLLILKTNIGTLLIGLLTFYWYNAVYTPLKKKTALAIIPGSLVGALPPLSGWLAGGGDIFDIKIGVVALYFFVWQIPHFWLLLLLYGSDFKKGGFPVLTDVYSESFIRGITFLLLVATVLLGVLITFTGSGFYLVSNILIYISSLLMITEAFSFYMKSRYERKDITKTFVSINLYTLAIITILSADKLFFLL, encoded by the coding sequence TTGAGCAATATAAATAAATATGACAGTAATACAGCGGTTGCAATAGAACAAACATTTTATTCTTTGTTTGTCTCGAAGATTTATATTTTGCTCGAGCTTGTTAAATTCAGGATCACCGTTCTCGTTTCGTTTACAACAGCTCTTGGTTATTTTCTTGCATCCGATAATCTTGGGTTTGGTTTTATTTATCCGGTAGTTGGCATATTTCTTCTCGCATGCAGTTCTGCAGCTCTTAATCAACTGCAGGAATCAAAAACCGATTTGCTTATGGAGAGAACAAAAACACGGCCTATACCATCGGGTAAAATTTCACGCGGCGGTGTCTTGTTAATATCAATAATTCTTTTCTTTTCGGGTAGCCTTCTTTTAATTCTAAAGACGAACATCGGCACATTGCTAATAGGGCTTCTGACATTTTACTGGTACAATGCGGTTTATACACCGCTCAAGAAAAAAACCGCACTTGCAATAATACCCGGCTCGCTTGTTGGAGCTCTGCCGCCTCTTTCGGGATGGCTTGCGGGCGGGGGTGACATTTTTGATATAAAAATTGGTGTCGTTGCTTTATACTTCTTTGTGTGGCAAATCCCGCATTTCTGGCTGCTGCTTTTGCTTTACGGAAGTGATTTTAAAAAAGGCGGATTTCCGGTACTTACAGATGTTTACAGTGAATCGTTTATAAGGGGAATTACATTTCTTCTGCTTGTGGCTACTGTTTTACTCGGAGTTTTAATTACATTTACAGGTTCGGGTTTTTACCTTGTCTCGAATATATTAATTTACATCTCATCTTTGCTTATGATAACAGAGGCTTTTTCTTTTTATATGAAAAGCCGCTATGAAAGAAAAGATATCACAAAAACATTTGTTTCGATTAATCTTTATACACTTGCAATAATAACAATACTTTCAGCTGATAAATTATTTTTCTTACTATGA
- a CDS encoding c-type cytochrome produces MNILEQFVIPPNQEHVGLLTVMQILSLLTFLPFVGIMLGSTVFSVYFHRKGRKTGSALYNRIAKDIIDKLTVGKAAGFALGILPLITIVLVYAQMLYGAKVISTSLLFLSLIIYIVAFIFIYNYKSAFQLETVINSLKGTADIPEETKQYEKKINYLGTRYGNWGIAALFVASFLFVGSTTIAAKPGTWSSVDNILKLVISAPIWINFLFFLSASFAITGGAMLYFFFVWQGGVKDTSDEYRETVKKIAVSSALIGSIIQPVFIFAGTLSVPASSSSSGFYAFAGFTLLAILIVCNLLYYVYKNSDLHLSGAIFFLMFFVFTFAIVKDQLAFRNAVKDHLLVVNAKADELAQEKKGSIIQVNSADGEKIYNEKCIACHKFDVKLVGPPYKETVPKYNGDLKKLAGYIYSPVKIDPSYPAMPNQGLKMKEAEAVAKYLMDNAGKK; encoded by the coding sequence ATGAACATTTTAGAACAATTTGTAATACCGCCAAATCAGGAACATGTAGGACTTCTTACTGTTATGCAGATATTATCACTGCTGACTTTCCTGCCTTTTGTAGGAATAATGCTTGGTTCTACAGTATTTTCTGTTTACTTTCATAGAAAAGGGAGAAAGACCGGTAGCGCACTGTATAACAGAATTGCAAAAGATATTATTGATAAGCTTACGGTCGGTAAAGCTGCAGGTTTTGCACTTGGTATTCTTCCACTGATAACTATAGTTTTGGTTTATGCACAAATGTTGTATGGCGCTAAAGTAATTTCTACAAGTCTTTTGTTCTTATCTTTAATTATATATATAGTTGCTTTTATTTTCATATACAATTATAAGAGTGCATTTCAGCTTGAAACAGTGATTAATTCACTGAAAGGAACTGCCGATATTCCGGAGGAAACAAAACAATATGAGAAGAAAATTAATTATCTCGGCACAAGATACGGTAACTGGGGAATTGCAGCCTTGTTCGTTGCTTCATTTCTTTTTGTTGGAAGCACGACTATAGCCGCTAAGCCCGGCACCTGGTCTTCAGTGGACAACATTTTAAAGCTTGTAATATCAGCCCCAATTTGGATTAATTTTCTTTTCTTTCTATCGGCATCCTTTGCTATAACGGGAGGAGCGATGCTTTATTTCTTCTTTGTTTGGCAGGGAGGAGTAAAGGATACATCCGATGAATATCGTGAGACAGTAAAAAAGATAGCAGTATCATCAGCATTAATAGGCTCTATTATTCAGCCGGTGTTTATATTTGCCGGAACTTTGTCCGTGCCGGCTTCGAGCTCATCATCAGGTTTTTATGCATTTGCGGGTTTCACGCTTCTTGCAATTCTGATCGTCTGTAACCTGCTTTATTATGTTTATAAAAACTCCGACCTTCATTTAAGCGGTGCAATTTTCTTTTTAATGTTTTTTGTTTTTACGTTTGCCATAGTAAAAGACCAGCTTGCATTCAGGAATGCTGTAAAAGACCATCTTCTTGTCGTGAATGCAAAAGCTGATGAACTGGCACAGGAAAAGAAAGGAAGCATAATTCAGGTTAATTCCGCAGACGGTGAAAAGATTTATAACGAAAAGTGTATTGCCTGCCATAAGTTTGATGTTAAACTTGTAGGTCCTCCGTACAAGGAAACTGTTCCAAAGTATAACGGTGACCTTAAAAAGCTTGCCGGTTATATTTATAGTCCCGTTAAGATTGATCCTTCTTATCCTGCTATGCCGAATCAGGGTCTAAAAATGAAAGAAGCAGAGGCGGTAGCAAAATATCTTATGGATAATGCCGGTAAGAAATAA
- a CDS encoding GxxExxY protein: MAEEYIYKEECFKIIGCAMEVHKHLGNGFLEAVYQEALRYEFLKNAIPFQELKPIEIHYKDMVLEKHYIADFICYDLIVIELKVAKNLCDEHYSQVLNYLNATKLKLGLLINFGSPSLQYKRIIL; the protein is encoded by the coding sequence ATGGCCGAAGAATATATTTATAAAGAAGAGTGCTTTAAAATAATTGGTTGTGCAATGGAAGTACACAAACACTTGGGTAATGGATTTCTTGAGGCTGTGTACCAGGAGGCACTTCGTTATGAGTTTTTGAAAAATGCTATTCCTTTTCAGGAACTCAAACCCATAGAAATTCACTATAAAGATATGGTTTTGGAAAAACATTATATCGCTGATTTTATTTGCTATGACCTTATTGTAATAGAGCTAAAAGTGGCAAAGAACTTATGTGACGAACATTATTCTCAGGTCCTGAACTATCTTAATGCTACCAAATTAAAACTTGGGCTTTTAATTAACTTCGGCAGTCCTTCACTTCAGTATAAAAGGATAATTCTTTAA
- a CDS encoding L-serine ammonia-lyase translates to MESIKEIYKIGYGPSSSHTMGPRKAAEQFKERTINALSYRVTLYGSLAATGRGHLTDKAINEALKPTKTEILWEPTKFLSYHPNAMKFEALDLSGKPYEEWTVYSVGGGKITDGKKNNETNNIYDMTFISDILKWTQKTGRSYWEYAEMIEGPEIFDHLKKVWEVMQKTIQRGLEAEGVLPGGLNLTRKAASYFIKSKSFSGSLKKKTLTFSYALAVSEENASGGKVVTAPTCGSAGVVPAVLYRMKESLDFSDKKILRALLTAGLFGNVVKENASISGAEVGCQGEVGTACAMAAAAASQLLGGTPQQIEYAAEMGIEHHLGLTCDPIGGLVQAPCIERNAFAAEKALNTATYALLSDGRHLVSFDKIVKTMNQTGHDIPSIYKETSEGGMALIQL, encoded by the coding sequence ATGGAATCCATAAAAGAAATATACAAAATAGGATACGGACCTTCGAGCAGCCACACGATGGGTCCCCGCAAAGCAGCGGAGCAATTTAAAGAAAGAACTATAAATGCTCTTTCATACAGAGTAACTTTGTACGGAAGCCTTGCCGCAACGGGCAGAGGGCATCTGACCGATAAAGCAATAAACGAAGCATTGAAACCAACAAAAACAGAGATACTCTGGGAACCAACAAAGTTTCTGTCATATCATCCAAATGCTATGAAGTTTGAAGCGTTAGACTTAAGCGGTAAACCTTATGAAGAATGGACTGTTTATAGTGTTGGAGGGGGAAAGATAACCGACGGCAAAAAGAATAACGAGACGAACAATATTTACGACATGACCTTTATTTCCGACATACTAAAATGGACTCAAAAAACAGGACGCTCATACTGGGAATATGCAGAAATGATCGAAGGACCGGAAATATTTGACCATCTGAAAAAAGTCTGGGAAGTGATGCAGAAGACGATTCAGAGAGGATTGGAAGCTGAGGGTGTTTTGCCCGGGGGTTTGAACCTAACGAGAAAAGCTGCAAGTTATTTCATTAAATCAAAAAGTTTCAGCGGTTCGCTAAAGAAGAAAACACTGACATTTTCTTATGCTCTTGCCGTCTCTGAAGAAAATGCTTCCGGAGGTAAAGTTGTGACGGCTCCAACCTGCGGTTCTGCGGGTGTAGTACCTGCCGTGCTATACAGAATGAAAGAAAGTCTTGACTTTTCAGATAAGAAAATATTGCGTGCGCTTTTAACAGCGGGATTGTTTGGAAATGTTGTAAAAGAAAACGCTTCGATATCCGGTGCGGAAGTCGGATGCCAGGGAGAAGTTGGAACTGCGTGTGCGATGGCAGCAGCGGCGGCTTCGCAATTGCTTGGCGGAACTCCTCAGCAAATAGAATATGCAGCAGAGATGGGGATTGAACATCATCTTGGTCTGACCTGCGACCCGATTGGCGGACTTGTTCAAGCGCCATGTATTGAGAGGAATGCATTCGCGGCAGAGAAAGCTTTAAATACTGCAACTTACGCACTGTTAAGCGACGGAAGACATCTTGTCAGTTTTGATAAAATAGTAAAAACTATGAATCAGACGGGGCATGATATACCAAGTATTTACAAAGAGACATCTGAAGGAGGAATGGCTTTAATACAGCTTTAA
- a CDS encoding alkene reductase has protein sequence MNKAKKIFQSYRLGSIELSNHIVMAPMTRSRAIGNIPNDLMTEYYSQRAGAGLIVTEGTSPSPNGLGYARIPGIYSKEQVDGWRKVTDAVHKKGGKIFVQLMHTGRISHFDNMPEGAKVFAPSAVKAGGKMWTDTQELQDHTEPNALTKEELETTKNEYVTAAKNAIKAGFDGVELHGANGYLLEQFLNPHTNIREDEYGGSIENRCRFVLETAEATVKAIGKDKTAIRLSPYGVNGDMSLYMEIEETYKYLAAELNKLELVYIHVVDHSAMGAPEVPRGVKEIIRHEFNNTLILSGGYGLESAEAELEKGTANLVAFGRPFINNPDLVERLKNGWTLNTDLNTNAFYTADEKGYTDYPFYSA, from the coding sequence ATGAACAAAGCAAAGAAAATATTTCAGAGTTACAGACTCGGCAGCATCGAGCTAAGCAATCACATAGTGATGGCACCGATGACACGATCAAGGGCAATAGGCAATATACCAAACGACTTAATGACTGAATACTATTCACAAAGAGCCGGAGCGGGATTAATCGTAACGGAGGGTACATCTCCTTCACCCAACGGATTAGGATACGCAAGAATACCCGGGATATACAGCAAAGAGCAGGTTGATGGCTGGAGAAAAGTAACCGACGCTGTTCACAAAAAGGGCGGCAAAATATTTGTACAGCTTATGCACACAGGAAGGATAAGTCATTTTGATAACATGCCCGAAGGTGCCAAGGTTTTTGCGCCATCAGCAGTAAAGGCAGGAGGTAAAATGTGGACTGATACACAGGAACTTCAAGACCACACAGAGCCAAATGCGCTTACAAAAGAGGAATTAGAGACAACAAAGAACGAATATGTGACAGCTGCGAAGAATGCTATTAAAGCAGGATTTGACGGAGTTGAGCTGCATGGTGCAAACGGATATCTCCTCGAGCAGTTTTTAAATCCGCACACTAACATAAGAGAAGATGAATACGGCGGCAGTATAGAAAACAGATGCAGGTTTGTACTAGAAACGGCAGAAGCAACGGTTAAGGCAATAGGCAAAGATAAAACGGCGATAAGGCTTTCTCCATACGGGGTTAACGGCGATATGTCTTTATACATGGAGATCGAAGAAACATATAAATATTTGGCGGCAGAATTAAACAAGCTTGAACTTGTTTATATACACGTAGTTGACCACAGTGCTATGGGAGCGCCTGAAGTACCGAGGGGCGTAAAGGAAATCATAAGACACGAATTCAATAACACCTTAATACTCAGCGGAGGTTATGGACTTGAAAGCGCAGAAGCTGAGCTTGAAAAAGGGACTGCTAATTTAGTTGCATTTGGAAGACCCTTTATAAACAATCCTGATTTAGTTGAAAGATTAAAGAACGGATGGACTTTAAACACAGACCTTAACACAAATGCGTTTTATACAGCGGATGAAAAGGGATACACAGATTATCCATTTTATTCGGCATAA
- a CDS encoding DinB family protein, which yields MSYKALKMELQYESAGTRKLLERIPEGKLGFKPHEKSMELKMLALHVAMLPDFVETILTMNEIDFGDMDFTPPEVKSTADILKIFDESLKKALDLLDKADDKTLMDKWTAKMKGEVVFESPRVSSLRGMTYNHLYHHRGQLTVYLRLLDVPLPGIYGPSADEQ from the coding sequence ATGTCATACAAAGCATTAAAGATGGAGTTGCAGTACGAATCTGCAGGAACACGAAAACTTCTTGAAAGAATCCCGGAGGGCAAACTTGGTTTTAAACCTCACGAAAAGTCTATGGAACTCAAAATGTTGGCACTGCATGTAGCTATGTTGCCCGATTTTGTAGAGACTATATTGACTATGAATGAAATTGACTTTGGAGATATGGACTTTACACCGCCCGAAGTTAAATCAACCGCCGATATTCTTAAAATTTTTGACGAGTCCCTGAAGAAAGCTCTTGATCTTCTGGATAAAGCAGACGATAAAACATTGATGGATAAATGGACTGCCAAAATGAAGGGTGAAGTTGTTTTTGAATCACCGAGAGTATCTTCGTTAAGAGGCATGACGTACAATCACCTTTACCATCACCGCGGACAGCTGACCGTGTACCTCAGATTGCTTGATGTTCCTTTGCCTGGAATTTACGGTCCTTCAGCCGACGAACAGTAA
- a CDS encoding DUF429 domain-containing protein — translation MITRVVGIDLAGSPKRDTGICLMHNKRVTKYATLHENDEIISFVKNAAPEIIGIDAPLSLPPGRKSLDDNNGVHLRECDKELTKLKIRFFPITLGPMRMLTIRGLELKKIFKRMGYNSYEMFPGATQDVLGIPRKQHSMVGLFKGLEKLGIKGLKKDMNNDELDAVTCAYTAYLYQRGKAEILGSLKKGAIIIPKAPSR, via the coding sequence ATGATAACCAGAGTTGTAGGTATTGACCTTGCCGGCAGCCCCAAAAGGGATACCGGCATTTGTCTTATGCATAATAAAAGAGTTACGAAGTATGCAACACTTCATGAAAATGATGAGATTATTTCGTTCGTGAAAAATGCAGCCCCTGAAATCATTGGTATTGATGCTCCCCTTTCACTTCCACCCGGTAGAAAATCTCTTGATGATAATAACGGCGTGCATCTTAGAGAATGCGATAAGGAACTTACAAAACTTAAAATAAGATTCTTCCCGATTACTCTCGGTCCCATGCGTATGCTCACAATCCGCGGTCTCGAATTAAAGAAAATATTTAAGCGTATGGGATACAATTCCTATGAAATGTTTCCGGGTGCAACGCAGGATGTACTTGGCATTCCGCGCAAACAGCATTCAATGGTTGGTTTGTTTAAAGGTCTCGAAAAGCTTGGTATTAAAGGCCTTAAGAAAGATATGAATAATGACGAACTCGATGCCGTAACCTGTGCCTATACTGCCTACCTTTATCAAAGAGGTAAAGCAGAGATTCTTGGTTCATTAAAAAAGGGTGCTATCATTATTCCGAAAGCACCCTCTCGATAA
- the ade gene encoding adenine deaminase → MNTFKISGNIVDIKKRVVYSGTIEVENGIIKSVEKDLREHYDYIMPGFIDSHIHVESSMLIPSEFARIAVTHGTVATVSDPHEIANVLGVEGIKYMIENGNMVPFKFYFGASSCVPATDFETAGARLEAEDIEYLFKEYDLKYLSEMMNYPGVLFESPDVMEKLSIAKKYGKPIDGHAPGLRGEQAKKYVSAGISTDHECFSIDEAREKISYGMKVLIREGSAAKNFDELHPLIKEHKDMVMLCSDDKHPDDFVEGHINEVVKKAVSLGYDLFDVLKITCLNPKEHYGLDVGTLNIGDPADFIIVNNLNDFKNVATYVDGIKVSENGKTLIPSVEAKAVNNFNIDFKKPEDFAIKHKGGKIRVIEAIEGQLITNELHLDAKTENGYVVSDTDNDILKITVVDRYRESQPAVSFIKNFGLKSGAIASCVGHDSHNIIAVGVDDNSIAAVVNEVIRHKGGVAIMVGGKVEVLPLPVAGIMSNEDGWVVAQKYDKLNKLPKLIGCRLHSPYMTLSFMALLVIPALKLGDKGLFDGQKFEFVDLFVESN, encoded by the coding sequence ATGAATACTTTTAAAATAAGCGGTAATATAGTAGATATAAAGAAACGGGTGGTTTATTCCGGAACGATAGAAGTTGAGAACGGGATAATAAAAAGTGTTGAGAAAGATTTAAGAGAACATTATGATTATATAATGCCGGGTTTTATAGATTCGCATATACATGTAGAAAGCTCGATGCTTATTCCGTCTGAGTTTGCACGAATTGCGGTAACACATGGTACGGTTGCGACAGTATCAGATCCACATGAAATTGCCAATGTATTAGGAGTTGAAGGAATAAAGTATATGATAGAAAACGGGAACATGGTACCGTTTAAGTTTTATTTCGGGGCTTCTTCATGCGTGCCTGCAACGGATTTTGAGACTGCCGGTGCAAGGCTTGAGGCAGAGGACATTGAATATCTTTTTAAAGAATATGATTTGAAATATTTAAGCGAGATGATGAACTATCCGGGTGTTCTATTTGAATCACCTGATGTTATGGAGAAGCTCAGCATTGCTAAGAAATACGGAAAGCCGATAGACGGGCATGCACCAGGTTTGAGAGGAGAGCAAGCGAAGAAGTACGTTAGCGCGGGAATTTCGACAGACCACGAATGTTTCTCCATTGATGAGGCAAGAGAAAAAATATCTTACGGCATGAAAGTCTTAATAAGAGAAGGTTCTGCAGCGAAGAATTTTGACGAGCTTCATCCATTGATTAAAGAGCATAAAGATATGGTGATGTTGTGCAGCGACGATAAGCATCCTGATGATTTTGTGGAAGGACATATAAACGAAGTTGTTAAAAAAGCGGTTTCATTGGGTTATGACCTTTTTGATGTTCTGAAGATAACATGTTTAAATCCCAAAGAACATTACGGACTTGATGTCGGGACTTTAAATATAGGCGATCCCGCGGACTTCATAATTGTTAATAATTTAAATGATTTCAAGAACGTAGCTACTTACGTTGACGGAATAAAGGTTTCAGAAAATGGCAAAACTTTGATTCCCTCTGTCGAGGCAAAAGCAGTAAACAATTTCAACATTGATTTTAAGAAGCCAGAAGATTTTGCTATTAAGCACAAAGGCGGAAAGATTAGGGTTATAGAGGCGATTGAAGGACAGCTGATAACGAATGAGCTGCACCTTGATGCAAAGACAGAAAACGGTTATGTTGTTTCAGACACAGATAATGACATACTGAAGATTACGGTAGTTGACAGATACCGCGAGTCGCAGCCGGCTGTGAGTTTTATAAAGAACTTCGGTCTTAAAAGCGGTGCCATTGCGTCGTGCGTTGGACATGACTCACACAACATAATAGCTGTGGGGGTTGACGATAATTCGATTGCTGCGGTTGTTAACGAAGTGATAAGGCATAAAGGCGGAGTTGCAATTATGGTTGGCGGAAAAGTTGAAGTACTTCCGCTGCCTGTTGCGGGAATAATGTCGAATGAAGACGGGTGGGTTGTTGCACAGAAATATGATAAACTTAACAAGCTGCCGAAATTAATAGGGTGTCGTCTGCATTCGCCATACATGACTTTATCATTTATGGCGCTACTTGTAATACCTGCTTTGAAGCTGGGAGATAAGGGACTCTTTGACGGACAGAAGTTTGAGTTTGTTGATTTATTTGTAGAGAGTAATTAG
- a CDS encoding sulfite exporter TauE/SafE family protein: MEIFTGFVIGLLGSLHCIGMCGPIALALPTGQFKSVKFFTGRILYNLGRVITYSVFGLIFGIIGKNLAVIGLQRWVSVISGVLIIIIVLLPGKTKTGIINKLSFGNVTQKIKATFGKLFKSGSLSSMLFIGIVNGLLPCGFVYVGVAGAIAAGDVLSGVLYMALFGIGTIPVMFVTSVAGNFISLGVRQKLTKIIPLLAILLAVIFILRGLSLGIPYISPSQEKMMKNISASQMNHDSLKTKDCCK; encoded by the coding sequence ATGGAAATATTTACCGGGTTTGTAATAGGTTTGCTTGGGAGTCTGCACTGCATAGGGATGTGCGGTCCTATAGCTCTTGCGCTGCCGACTGGTCAATTTAAGAGCGTGAAGTTTTTTACGGGAAGGATACTTTATAATCTGGGAAGGGTGATAACATATTCGGTATTCGGGTTGATATTTGGAATAATAGGAAAGAACCTTGCGGTGATAGGTTTACAAAGATGGGTCTCTGTAATATCGGGTGTGTTAATTATTATTATAGTCCTTCTTCCCGGAAAGACTAAAACGGGTATCATTAATAAGCTATCATTCGGCAACGTTACACAGAAGATAAAAGCAACATTTGGAAAATTGTTTAAGAGCGGATCACTTTCATCAATGCTGTTTATTGGAATTGTAAACGGTTTGCTTCCATGCGGGTTTGTGTATGTGGGGGTAGCGGGGGCGATAGCGGCAGGAGATGTATTATCGGGAGTATTATACATGGCACTATTCGGAATAGGAACAATACCTGTAATGTTTGTTACATCTGTGGCGGGAAATTTTATCAGTCTTGGAGTAAGGCAAAAACTAACAAAGATAATCCCTTTGCTTGCTATACTGCTTGCAGTGATATTTATACTAAGGGGATTAAGTTTAGGAATACCTTATATAAGCCCTTCGCAGGAGAAGATGATGAAGAATATTTCCGCATCTCAAATGAACCATGATTCACTAAAGACAAAGGATTGTTGTAAATAG